A section of the Alkalihalobacillus sp. LMS39 genome encodes:
- a CDS encoding helix-turn-helix transcriptional regulator: MAIGKVIAETRDRLEISQREFADRVPSSREAIAKYETGERKFPDDLVPAYCEGLNDAIFIKQVQRECTNGVYIPYLDGPLVDHHPASLIFRARKELKEAKEHLGQIDSSKPLAFMTDAEIDHIKRTIHELLDAAAASETLVIDICSRFDFSYNDTIKQWIHSLTARQLKARQNV, translated from the coding sequence ATGGCAATTGGAAAAGTAATTGCCGAAACAAGAGACCGATTAGAAATATCACAACGAGAGTTTGCAGATAGAGTACCTTCTAGTCGTGAGGCAATCGCAAAGTACGAAACAGGAGAAAGAAAGTTTCCAGATGACTTAGTTCCGGCTTATTGTGAGGGATTAAATGACGCCATTTTTATAAAGCAAGTTCAAAGAGAGTGTACGAATGGCGTATACATACCATATCTTGATGGGCCATTAGTTGACCATCATCCAGCATCGCTCATTTTCCGCGCAAGGAAGGAACTAAAAGAAGCTAAAGAACATTTGGGTCAAATCGATAGTAGTAAACCGTTAGCCTTTATGACTGATGCAGAGATCGACCATATAAAAAGAACAATACACGAGCTATTAGATGCGGCAGCAGCATCAGAAACATTGGTTATCGACATTTGTTCAAGATTCGATTTTAGTTACAACGACACGATTAAGCAGTGGATACATTCATTAACTGCTAGGCAGTTGAAAGCAAGACAAAATGTGTGA
- a CDS encoding Rha family transcriptional regulator — MNAELVGNKSINLVFVTNGKPATDSRRIADTFQKTHDKVLRDIRTLLTKAPEEFAFSNFGETSYKNKQGREMPMYIVTFDGFAMLAMGYTGEKAIEFKVRYINEFNRTRQLVESHQETLKSHEQKQIQQQIKQTIYSQYPEISAQARMKYFTCLHKDLKDRYRVTSFRDILRKDFLGAIEFINKWDSPRLESRRRLT, encoded by the coding sequence TTGAATGCTGAGCTAGTAGGCAACAAGTCTATAAACCTAGTTTTTGTGACAAATGGTAAACCAGCAACGGATAGTCGGAGAATTGCCGATACCTTTCAAAAAACTCATGACAAAGTATTACGTGATATTCGCACATTATTAACAAAAGCTCCTGAAGAGTTTGCATTCTCCAATTTTGGAGAGACCTCTTATAAAAATAAACAGGGCAGAGAAATGCCGATGTACATTGTCACGTTTGACGGCTTTGCCATGTTAGCAATGGGGTACACAGGTGAAAAAGCAATTGAGTTTAAAGTGCGCTATATCAATGAATTTAATAGGACTCGCCAACTGGTGGAGAGTCATCAAGAAACACTGAAATCACATGAGCAAAAGCAAATTCAGCAACAAATCAAACAGACCATTTACTCGCAATATCCTGAAATATCAGCACAAGCTAGAATGAAATATTTCACTTGTCTTCATAAGGATTTGAAAGACAGATACAGGGTTACATCTTTTCGGGATATTTTACGCAAGGACTTCTTAGGAGCTATCGAGTTTATTAACAAATGGGATTCGCCAAGATTGGAGAGTCGTAGGAGGCTAACATGA
- a CDS encoding ATP-binding protein, producing MNKQFESFTTQSTHGEVNYNCPICFDKGIVLTKEQELNPFTKEPKFNTDGTPRMIDVGKECECREQIKLQKRFKSSMIPSEFQNARFDNYVKTSPIQVKLFEAMKEYLIRFLENFDKEANKYNGNCNLGFIAEFGEQRIRSLDVGIRATTKRENNSFGLGKTHLQVAASKWLMNKGIRTLVISDIDFMKELQHAMFLKDQNETLNKLLHQVINVNVLVWDDIGKSKPSEAKEDFYYQIINERYRHNRPILFSSNEDRGTLSERIGYAGASRLFGMCEKEFLIECKGEDWRLKKKGESQIV from the coding sequence ATGAACAAGCAATTCGAGAGCTTCACGACGCAAAGCACGCATGGGGAGGTTAATTACAATTGTCCTATCTGTTTCGATAAGGGGATTGTACTTACAAAAGAGCAAGAGTTAAATCCTTTTACGAAGGAACCGAAGTTTAACACTGACGGTACCCCACGAATGATTGATGTTGGTAAAGAGTGTGAATGCCGAGAGCAAATCAAACTACAAAAACGGTTCAAGAGCTCAATGATTCCGTCAGAATTTCAAAATGCCCGTTTTGATAACTATGTCAAAACAAGCCCCATCCAGGTAAAGCTGTTTGAAGCGATGAAGGAATACTTAATACGATTCCTTGAGAATTTCGATAAAGAGGCAAACAAATACAACGGGAATTGCAATTTAGGCTTTATCGCTGAATTTGGGGAACAACGAATTCGCTCACTGGATGTAGGCATACGAGCCACAACGAAAAGAGAAAATAATAGTTTTGGTTTAGGAAAAACTCATTTGCAAGTGGCTGCATCGAAATGGCTGATGAATAAAGGCATAAGAACATTGGTCATCTCAGACATTGATTTCATGAAAGAACTACAACATGCGATGTTCCTTAAAGACCAAAACGAAACATTAAATAAATTGTTACATCAAGTGATAAACGTAAATGTTCTCGTTTGGGATGACATTGGAAAATCAAAGCCATCAGAAGCAAAAGAGGATTTTTACTATCAAATCATCAACGAACGGTACCGTCACAATCGCCCAATTTTGTTTAGTAGCAATGAAGACCGAGGCACATTGTCAGAACGTATCGGATATGCGGGTGCAAGCCGACTTTTCGGGATGTGTGAGAAAGAGTTCCTCATCGAGTGTAAAGGTGAGGATTGGCGATTGAAAAAGAAAGGAGAGAGTCAAATTGTGTAA